CCCGTGACTACCAGTTCCAGTCCAAGGAGCTGAACGAAGCCAAGGCTGTTGCCGACCGCGAAATGCTCAAGCAACTCAAGCCGAAACTCGACAGCGCTGTGGAAGAAGTCATCAAGAAAGGTGCCTTTGACCTGGTGTTCGAACGCGGTGCGGTAATCGACGTTAAACCTCAGTACGACATCACCCGTCAGGTGATCGAGCGCATGAACCAGCTGAAGTAAGCCATGACTGCGACTATCAAGCTCGGCCAATTGGCCGAGTTCCTGGGGGCTACCTTGAGTGGCTCCCCGGAGAAGGAAATCACTGGGCTAGCCACCTTGCAGGAGGCTGGCCCAGCTCAGTTGAGCTTCCTGGCAAACCCCCAATACCGCAAATTCCTGGGTGACAGCCGTGCCGCAGCCGTGTTGCTGAAGGCCGCTGACGCCGAAGGGTTTGCCGGGGATGCGCTGGTCGTTGCCGACCCTTACCTGGCGTACGCACGGGTGTCGCACCTGTTCGATCCAAAACCCAAGGCTGCTGCCGGTATCCATCCCACTGCGGTTATCGCGGATGACGCGCAGGTTGACCCTGCCGCGAGCATCGGTGCCTTTGTGGTGATCGAAAGCGGCGCACGTATCGGCGCGGATGTAACGGTAGGCGCCCAGTGCTTCATTGGTGCCCGCAGTGAGATTGGTGCCGGTGGCTGGCTGGCGCCCCGCGTGACCCTTTACCACGACGTGCGTATTGGTGAGCGTGTGGTCATTCAGTCGGGCGCCGTGATTGGCGGTGAAGGCTTCGGCTTCGCCAACTCAAAGGGTGTCTGGCACAAGATTGCCCAGGTAGGCGGCGTGT
This genomic window from Pseudomonas sp. Bout1 contains:
- the lpxD gene encoding UDP-3-O-(3-hydroxymyristoyl)glucosamine N-acyltransferase, producing the protein MTATIKLGQLAEFLGATLSGSPEKEITGLATLQEAGPAQLSFLANPQYRKFLGDSRAAAVLLKAADAEGFAGDALVVADPYLAYARVSHLFDPKPKAAAGIHPTAVIADDAQVDPAASIGAFVVIESGARIGADVTVGAQCFIGARSEIGAGGWLAPRVTLYHDVRIGERVVIQSGAVIGGEGFGFANSKGVWHKIAQVGGVLIGDDVEIGVNTAVDRGALADTVIGNGVKLDNQIQIAHNVQIGDHTAMAACVGISGSTKIGKHCMLAGGVGLVGHIEVCDNVFITGMTMVTHSITEPGSYSSGTAMQPAAEWRKSAARLRQLDDIARRLKHLEKRVGDVTPGGNASSDG